From a region of the Paenibacillus segetis genome:
- a CDS encoding phage portal protein produces MMQWLPLGTRLSRSGDLKCCILINGLQAGRKKVIKLTIIYTQKSFPPPPFDREIGMMMYYRLLYEGEHAEIFPRAQSVTKERKVVRRRVGVRSWRQVEKVFSADYQYIVANFSSLVAEVPADLLNRSLGNISADTEKGPELEFVSSVVTASKPNEKIWAAVTQHQVDGLVAYRIRRDESGSVWFEWILGDRYFPHDDGRGADIAWIEEWGEENRKDRFLRVERQRLSAQGLSAQQLVYKMEGDNVAAEINIDQYSADHDMDIPEDAELKGVHELLCGVVTNEETLTHLRGRSALRNIDGLQEEINWTITRDAIVFEKHGKPKLAIPRALWDTVANQNHRDYGARFVRSDDLEVVSFDEKTGAVPQYITWDAKTAQSFEHVTRLIKFMLSISKTSPQAAGLEEGKGDSGVALLYLWIQSVIKAEAVQSKFDAAIKSAIRKCMILENAIGGTSLKVANPVVEWGDLLPKADSEKDTEEIAKYEGGVQSLETTVRRMHPDWSEKAIESEIQKIRDEQAAEGMNPTFTQPPKVNLGDS; encoded by the coding sequence ATGATGCAATGGCTGCCCTTAGGTACTCGGCTGAGCCGCTCCGGAGACCTGAAATGCTGCATACTAATCAACGGCCTTCAGGCTGGTAGAAAGAAGGTGATTAAGCTGACAATCATTTATACGCAAAAGAGCTTCCCACCCCCTCCATTTGATAGGGAAATAGGTATGATGATGTATTATCGCCTTCTATATGAAGGTGAGCATGCCGAGATATTCCCTCGAGCTCAGTCGGTAACCAAAGAAAGGAAAGTCGTCCGGCGACGGGTTGGTGTTCGGTCATGGCGTCAGGTTGAGAAAGTCTTCAGCGCTGATTATCAATATATTGTGGCCAACTTCAGCAGCCTAGTTGCCGAGGTGCCGGCGGATCTACTTAACCGATCACTTGGAAACATTTCTGCCGATACCGAGAAAGGTCCAGAGCTAGAATTTGTTTCCTCGGTCGTAACGGCAAGTAAGCCTAACGAGAAGATATGGGCCGCTGTTACCCAGCACCAGGTAGATGGACTTGTCGCTTACCGAATACGCCGAGATGAATCGGGGTCTGTGTGGTTTGAGTGGATTTTAGGGGATAGATACTTTCCTCATGACGATGGACGTGGCGCGGATATCGCGTGGATCGAGGAATGGGGTGAAGAGAATCGAAAGGATCGGTTTCTTCGTGTTGAGCGACAGCGACTAAGTGCTCAAGGTCTAAGTGCCCAACAACTCGTCTACAAAATGGAAGGCGATAATGTAGCAGCTGAAATTAATATTGATCAGTATTCAGCAGATCATGATATGGACATTCCCGAGGATGCGGAGCTCAAAGGAGTGCATGAACTACTTTGTGGAGTCGTAACCAATGAAGAAACACTCACTCATCTTCGTGGGAGATCCGCGCTTCGTAACATCGACGGATTGCAAGAGGAAATCAACTGGACCATTACCAGGGATGCCATTGTCTTTGAGAAGCATGGTAAGCCTAAACTAGCTATTCCTCGGGCTTTATGGGATACGGTGGCGAATCAGAACCATCGTGATTATGGCGCTCGCTTTGTCCGGAGTGATGATTTGGAGGTTGTCAGTTTCGATGAGAAGACCGGAGCTGTTCCTCAGTACATCACTTGGGATGCAAAAACGGCGCAGAGTTTCGAACATGTCACACGCTTGATTAAGTTCATGCTGTCTATCTCTAAAACATCTCCTCAAGCAGCTGGACTTGAGGAAGGGAAAGGGGATTCAGGCGTTGCTCTGTTATATTTATGGATCCAATCGGTGATAAAGGCTGAAGCTGTACAATCCAAGTTTGATGCAGCAATCAAATCGGCTATTCGGAAGTGCATGATCTTGGAGAATGCGATTGGCGGTACCTCGTTGAAGGTTGCCAATCCGGTCGTTGAATGGGGCGATCTGCTTCCCAAGGCTGACAGTGAGAAGGACACCGAAGAGATCGCGAAATACGAAGGTGGCGTTCAATCGCTTGAAACTACGGTTCGTCGAATGCATCCAGACTGGTCCGAGAAAGCGATTGAGTCCGAGATCCAGAAGATTCGGGATGAGCAAGCTGCGGAAGGAATGAATCCAACGTTTACACAACCGCCGAAGGTGAATCTAGGTGATAGTTAA
- a CDS encoding phage minor capsid protein, with amino-acid sequence MADAEKLIALYSRAGERLLDLIRSLEEGSYNRKRKVKLLKQIDDILASLTDGSAQSMSKLLAEAYKEGVGEVATSMTAQGIPKEHINTVLESIIHQRAVQAIMDDSFFRILEATDNMSLDAKRRVEEVVRAATERMLTEGVNRRQASKDAIAKATEKGITGIIAKNGAEIPVDKYMNGVVQYNLRKAHVTGAENTITKNGLDLVYVNFVGITCEFCAKYQGRIYSISGNDKRFPKLDIRPPYHSHCVHSISAWIEEYTPVDEVERMIEQSNRSFVDNRTEHNIRRYNEIQRDKSRKNETRKQWIRYKAILPNDTPNLKQFASQKVRRTNKYLKLQELYRAANKPLRQ; translated from the coding sequence ATGGCTGATGCTGAGAAGTTAATTGCTCTTTATTCTCGGGCAGGAGAGCGGCTGCTAGATCTGATCCGATCTCTCGAGGAAGGCAGTTACAATCGAAAACGCAAGGTGAAGCTTCTGAAACAGATCGACGACATTCTTGCCAGTTTAACTGATGGCTCTGCTCAGAGCATGTCCAAACTGTTAGCCGAAGCCTACAAGGAAGGTGTTGGTGAAGTAGCTACCAGCATGACAGCACAGGGAATACCAAAAGAACATATTAATACTGTTCTGGAGTCGATCATTCACCAGCGAGCTGTTCAGGCGATCATGGATGATTCCTTTTTTCGGATCCTCGAAGCTACCGACAACATGTCACTGGATGCTAAACGCCGGGTGGAGGAAGTTGTTAGAGCTGCCACAGAGCGAATGCTTACCGAAGGTGTTAACCGGAGGCAAGCCTCGAAGGATGCAATTGCTAAAGCTACGGAAAAAGGTATTACCGGCATCATAGCTAAAAACGGTGCAGAGATACCTGTAGACAAATACATGAATGGGGTCGTTCAGTACAATCTCCGGAAGGCACATGTTACCGGGGCTGAAAACACGATTACTAAGAACGGTCTTGATCTGGTTTACGTGAACTTTGTCGGGATTACCTGCGAATTCTGCGCCAAGTACCAGGGGCGTATATACAGTATTAGTGGTAACGACAAGCGTTTCCCTAAGTTGGATATCCGGCCGCCTTATCATTCTCATTGTGTTCATTCTATTTCGGCTTGGATCGAGGAGTATACTCCTGTTGATGAGGTTGAGCGTATGATTGAGCAGTCGAATCGGTCATTCGTCGATAACCGTACTGAGCATAACATTCGCCGCTACAATGAGATCCAGCGTGACAAGTCCCGTAAGAACGAGACCCGCAAGCAATGGATTAGGTATAAGGCTATATTGCCTAACGATACGCCGAATCTCAAGCAGTTCGCTAGTCAGAAGGTACGGCGCACGAATAAATACTTGAAGTTGCAGGAACTTTACAGGGCTGCTAACAAACCGCTAAGGCAGTAG
- a CDS encoding scaffolding protein has translation MNVYIPSRYPMNLQVFAEDPNPNSDPNPNPDPNDPNKGKTFTQAELDAAVQSRLSRAEKVAQKTLAKDLGYDSVEAMQAALKSKGKEKEDGKLDPAEVDRLVDEKIKAREKEQNDKTFKRLLTAEVKVLANELGFVDWEEAYALADLTGAKEDDKGNITGVKEAMEELLKKKPHLGKQKQGSGRIGANVPNSLEQQKKSKEEIINLAKSRGTVGGQTAFDPWNKN, from the coding sequence ATGAATGTATATATTCCTAGTCGGTACCCGATGAATCTGCAGGTGTTTGCAGAAGATCCTAACCCGAATTCGGATCCCAATCCAAACCCGGATCCAAATGATCCGAACAAGGGAAAGACTTTCACACAGGCAGAACTTGATGCTGCTGTTCAATCACGGCTCTCTCGTGCCGAGAAGGTAGCCCAAAAGACCCTAGCTAAAGATTTGGGTTATGACTCGGTTGAAGCCATGCAAGCTGCACTGAAGTCGAAGGGCAAAGAAAAGGAAGACGGAAAACTTGATCCTGCTGAAGTCGATCGTCTGGTTGATGAGAAAATCAAGGCGCGTGAGAAGGAGCAGAACGACAAGACCTTCAAGCGCCTGCTGACCGCCGAGGTAAAGGTTTTGGCGAATGAACTCGGTTTCGTCGATTGGGAGGAAGCTTACGCACTTGCTGATCTGACTGGAGCTAAGGAAGATGACAAAGGTAACATAACTGGCGTCAAAGAAGCCATGGAAGAACTGCTAAAGAAAAAGCCGCACCTTGGGAAACAGAAACAGGGTAGCGGTCGAATTGGTGCTAATGTTCCAAACTCCCTGGAACAACAAAAGAAGTCGAAGGAAGAGATTATTAACCTTGCTAAAAGCCGCGGGACTGTAGGTGGTCAAACTGCTTTTGACCCGTGGAACAAAAATTAA
- a CDS encoding head decoration protein: MRLQPKPRVVVQDEYEILASFEVVREVTNGITIDAAAITADAKGDKIIKKGMPMAKLTASGKWVPYKPAGDDGSQTPTVILKRTVNVKDGDQVVGGYEVGKFIKERIPVTVDDALIAKMPHIVFA, from the coding sequence ATGAGATTACAACCAAAACCACGAGTAGTGGTGCAGGATGAATATGAGATCCTGGCATCTTTTGAAGTGGTTCGCGAAGTGACGAATGGCATCACGATTGATGCAGCAGCTATTACGGCCGATGCAAAGGGTGACAAGATCATTAAGAAAGGTATGCCGATGGCGAAGCTGACTGCTTCAGGGAAATGGGTGCCGTATAAACCTGCAGGTGATGATGGCAGCCAAACCCCCACCGTCATTCTGAAGCGCACTGTGAACGTCAAGGATGGGGATCAAGTGGTCGGTGGTTACGAGGTCGGCAAGTTCATCAAGGAGCGTATTCCGGTCACTGTTGACGACGCACTTATTGCTAAAATGCCACATATCGTTTTTGCCTAA
- a CDS encoding major capsid protein, which translates to MTKEINLRYKLNLQTFADGDPIDLTLEEALSGEDLLVYSRNLETSNEYLHPILFPALETSELTVDVIKEGSPRLPVMAKIAELGTEVEYASREGLTGSRIEIPKIQLGRYMDERLVRLALQASQSYGLRSEERNQLRNRQLNDAQFAVDSIRARREWIAMTSVWSGGVNYVEGNVNVQVDFGYTVDQKPVLSGQDKWDDIINATPLDDIQLWVDQWRAKGIRLRRAMTSQKIITLLRRNLSIRQHYHGNPSGNAQPPQLTKSQLDSVFSEMEFPTLIAYDTQARTEDRALTGGKLSFTTLRMVPENRFILLPDGPLGNYLWAKTTEEMIAEIEAEQTGDMGLYVFRDVTKNPIRLRTAGVALNFPAFAWADSVVSATVI; encoded by the coding sequence ATGACTAAGGAAATTAATTTACGTTACAAGCTTAATCTTCAGACGTTCGCCGATGGAGATCCGATCGATCTCACTCTGGAGGAGGCGCTAAGCGGCGAGGACTTACTCGTCTATTCTAGGAATCTTGAAACCTCAAACGAATATCTTCACCCGATTCTATTTCCAGCACTTGAAACATCGGAATTGACGGTTGATGTTATCAAGGAGGGCTCACCACGTTTACCAGTGATGGCTAAGATTGCTGAGCTTGGCACTGAGGTTGAGTATGCTTCACGCGAAGGTTTGACTGGCTCGAGAATTGAGATTCCTAAGATTCAGTTAGGCCGATACATGGATGAGCGCTTGGTTCGTTTAGCACTACAAGCATCTCAAAGTTATGGATTACGATCAGAGGAACGTAACCAGCTTCGTAATCGTCAGCTTAACGATGCTCAGTTCGCCGTTGATTCTATCCGTGCTCGGCGAGAGTGGATCGCGATGACCAGTGTATGGAGTGGTGGTGTGAACTATGTTGAAGGAAACGTTAATGTACAAGTTGACTTTGGCTACACAGTTGATCAAAAGCCTGTCTTGTCAGGTCAGGATAAATGGGACGATATCATTAATGCTACACCATTAGATGATATTCAATTATGGGTAGATCAATGGAGAGCTAAAGGTATTCGTTTGCGTCGAGCCATGACGAGTCAGAAAATCATCACACTGCTGCGTCGTAACTTGTCTATTCGTCAACACTATCACGGGAATCCGAGTGGCAATGCACAGCCTCCGCAACTTACTAAGTCACAACTTGATTCAGTGTTCAGCGAAATGGAGTTTCCTACTTTGATTGCTTACGACACACAAGCGCGTACTGAGGACCGTGCATTGACTGGTGGTAAGTTGTCATTCACAACGCTTCGCATGGTTCCGGAGAATCGGTTTATTCTTCTTCCCGATGGTCCACTTGGCAACTACCTGTGGGCTAAGACGACAGAGGAAATGATAGCTGAGATTGAAGCAGAGCAAACAGGTGACATGGGCCTATATGTGTTCCGTGATGTCACTAAGAATCCGATCCGCCTACGTACTGCAGGCGTTGCCTTAAACTTCCCAGCATTTGCTTGGGCTGACTCCGTAGTATCTGCAACAGTTATTTAA
- a CDS encoding DUF7210 family protein: MNIKVTGKVKHNGEWYGPGDVIPNVDEDDGNRIITIRAGDLLPKTQEEIAAEESAELAKKVEEERKAAAEKEQKEVEKQLKALRKKATDLGIQGVAEMDAETLAAEIEVAQQK, from the coding sequence TTGAACATAAAGGTAACTGGTAAAGTGAAACACAACGGTGAGTGGTACGGTCCAGGTGATGTTATTCCGAATGTCGATGAGGACGACGGTAACCGGATCATCACAATTCGAGCGGGTGACTTGCTACCTAAAACACAGGAAGAAATTGCTGCAGAAGAGTCGGCAGAGTTAGCGAAAAAGGTGGAGGAAGAACGCAAGGCCGCAGCTGAGAAGGAGCAGAAAGAAGTTGAAAAACAACTAAAAGCACTCCGGAAGAAAGCAACCGATCTAGGTATTCAAGGTGTTGCCGAGATGGATGCCGAAACGTTGGCAGCAGAGATCGAAGTTGCTCAGCAGAAGTAG
- a CDS encoding HK97 gp10 family phage protein, with the protein MADHKIFSFSLEGIEAVINRLDQLEKELDNRLEDTLTRLTLKVIHDAKRLAPIDEGDLEAALIIGEVKRSIAGMYIDMGTSPEVDDYAVVQHEGFRKTSKGNLVTFTPGEKTLSKGPYNGEFPGKKFLERALKMNEDLIIEELSKILEG; encoded by the coding sequence ATGGCAGATCACAAAATATTTAGTTTCAGCTTGGAAGGGATAGAAGCGGTAATTAACCGGCTTGACCAACTGGAGAAGGAGTTGGACAACCGATTAGAGGATACGCTGACTCGTTTAACTCTGAAAGTCATCCATGATGCAAAACGTTTGGCTCCGATCGATGAGGGTGACCTCGAAGCAGCATTGATTATTGGTGAAGTGAAGCGTAGCATAGCAGGCATGTATATCGATATGGGGACGAGTCCGGAGGTTGATGATTATGCAGTTGTGCAGCATGAAGGTTTCCGGAAAACCTCCAAGGGGAATCTAGTCACCTTTACACCTGGAGAGAAGACACTCAGCAAGGGACCATACAACGGAGAATTTCCAGGCAAGAAGTTCTTAGAGCGAGCTTTGAAGATGAACGAGGATCTCATTATCGAAGAACTATCTAAAATTCTGGAGGGGTGA
- a CDS encoding minor capsid protein — MLANDLITYLTASGYTVYPDANFIPADLPETKLPCFFVMDSGGYAPHDYVPTERPTFQVIVKGKSYKALPANMAITEALAKKLVNQLHRKPNYMVGSTYAFSSKAMQRPIYLGLDEKDRPMYSTNFMFYSKEA, encoded by the coding sequence ATGCTTGCAAATGATTTGATTACTTATTTAACAGCATCCGGTTACACCGTTTACCCGGATGCGAACTTCATCCCAGCCGATCTACCCGAGACAAAGCTCCCTTGCTTTTTTGTTATGGATAGCGGGGGTTACGCCCCTCATGATTATGTGCCGACAGAGAGGCCGACGTTCCAGGTAATTGTTAAAGGTAAATCATATAAGGCACTACCAGCTAACATGGCCATAACTGAAGCATTGGCAAAGAAGCTAGTTAATCAGCTTCATCGTAAGCCGAATTACATGGTAGGCAGCACATACGCTTTCTCTAGTAAAGCCATGCAACGACCGATTTATCTTGGTCTAGATGAAAAAGATAGGCCGATGTATTCAACAAACTTTATGTTTTATTCGAAGGAGGCATAA
- a CDS encoding phage tail domain-containing protein has product MDVSVNGEWTSTIGATLVERNIPGLPEAQENIVEVADRDGALDFGSTYAPRPIGLGFFITGDYDTTVSLLMRMFNTRRGLLDLVFSDRPGKHYFAEYRGSMSWDSSTGNRVIEIPLKMYDPFPESDERIIELTIIQSPQVISIESNGDERASYLIVLTNTGTTTLSSFKISNEYEK; this is encoded by the coding sequence ATGGATGTATCTGTGAATGGAGAATGGACTTCTACAATTGGAGCCACACTTGTCGAACGAAACATCCCAGGTCTTCCCGAAGCACAAGAAAATATAGTAGAGGTTGCAGATCGGGACGGAGCTCTTGATTTCGGCAGCACATACGCGCCCCGGCCAATTGGCTTGGGCTTTTTTATTACCGGTGATTATGATACGACAGTTTCATTGTTGATGCGGATGTTTAATACGCGGCGAGGTCTACTTGATCTCGTCTTTTCTGATCGTCCAGGTAAACATTACTTCGCGGAGTACCGTGGGTCTATGAGTTGGGACAGTTCCACCGGAAATCGAGTGATAGAAATCCCTTTGAAAATGTATGACCCGTTTCCGGAGAGTGATGAGAGGATCATAGAGTTGACAATTATCCAATCACCTCAGGTTATTAGTATTGAATCAAATGGAGATGAGCGGGCCAGTTATCTGATCGTACTTACGAATACTGGAACAACTACACTCAGCAGCTTCAAGATTTCAAATGAATATGAAAAATAG
- a CDS encoding phage tail fiber protein — MQISNWLSAQLLNAVLRNTTFTPPEKVYLALYTSDPTAADTGQEVVGGGYSRQLITFSAPVLESGKQTVKNNENIEFSSASADWGLITHTALRTAATGGNLLWSVPIPNQRTIQSGDKPKFLKDGTLVRFNQ, encoded by the coding sequence ATGCAAATATCGAATTGGTTATCGGCTCAGTTACTTAACGCTGTACTTAGAAATACGACTTTCACACCGCCTGAAAAGGTCTATTTAGCATTATATACTTCTGACCCAACGGCAGCAGATACAGGGCAAGAAGTAGTCGGAGGAGGATACTCACGCCAACTGATCACTTTCTCAGCCCCTGTTCTGGAATCAGGGAAACAAACTGTGAAAAATAATGAAAATATAGAGTTTTCGAGTGCATCAGCCGATTGGGGCTTAATTACTCATACTGCGTTACGCACAGCAGCAACTGGGGGCAATTTATTATGGAGTGTCCCTATACCGAATCAGCGTACTATACAGAGTGGGGATAAACCGAAGTTTTTAAAGGATGGCACATTAGTTAGGTTCAATCAGTAA
- a CDS encoding XkdX family protein, which translates to MWYTTIKRYYDNGHPAYTVESLKTFVVAKMITVEQYKQITDVEYAA; encoded by the coding sequence ATGTGGTATACGACAATAAAACGATATTATGATAATGGACATCCCGCATACACGGTGGAGAGTTTGAAAACATTCGTTGTCGCTAAGATGATCACAGTGGAGCAGTATAAGCAGATCACTGATGTAGAATATGCAGCGTAA
- a CDS encoding phage distal tail protein, with translation MFNLAAFNRTPFNRPLSIETFFTAIFEADSELVLGINLDMAMDATFEIKTEILAYMTRETPFKALFETSTELLTGMIRERIFSAKFEPSTEFISNQKIFHIEEIEFVGEFKPGDKIVIDSEKYKITRNGENVSHLYNGDFFDLNLGINNLTWTDPVTGRTVLFRITYRDRMLY, from the coding sequence ATGTTCAACCTAGCAGCATTTAACCGAACACCGTTTAATAGACCATTAAGTATAGAAACCTTCTTTACTGCAATATTTGAGGCAGACTCTGAACTTGTATTAGGGATCAACTTAGACATGGCAATGGATGCTACATTTGAAATAAAAACAGAGATTTTAGCATACATGACCAGAGAGACTCCATTCAAAGCCTTGTTTGAAACCAGCACAGAACTTTTAACAGGGATGATTCGTGAGAGAATATTCAGTGCTAAATTCGAACCGTCTACTGAATTCATTTCTAATCAAAAAATATTTCATATTGAAGAAATAGAGTTTGTTGGAGAATTTAAACCAGGTGATAAAATCGTGATCGATAGTGAAAAGTATAAAATCACACGTAACGGTGAAAATGTCTCACATTTATACAATGGTGATTTCTTCGACTTAAATTTAGGGATCAACAACCTTACCTGGACTGACCCGGTCACTGGGAGAACGGTTCTCTTTAGGATTACGTACCGGGATAGAATGTTGTACTAA
- a CDS encoding phage tail spike protein yields the protein MPNPTMKVFDKNFKRVGTLIDAYQIERRRRLNSDYELSFLVPMSSDDYLEKIQLKGHVMDERGQYYVINTRQRQRDKKKLTALITCTHIMFKMNDYKVPYDDYVSEAYGVHISTLLDKISAWTGGRFTFQVHDTFDLWDIKDFGRTNALAALNQVINLFGAEIRPDNFVIHVHKKIGSDNRFEFRTKKNIIKDSFKDDGTNLITRMYAQMKDGLTFRGLSIDHLTAEELSLLQSVPGAIQNGKIMVNYLISPYVNYWGSDSVPYFDGENVQQDIEDPVELLKSTRDKLRKKETPELEITIDSADLHKIDRDEHPPDLGDAAAAYDPKMDMHRIAVRIMELIEYPYSIDQHTKVTLANFALKDDIDTIADLERSKRVMENLLSGGRIRTEVFETFARQAVIDVHNSKTEIIYDSRGIILQSRVNPLGQVIMTADGIIFSQDGGVTANTAINHKGIAAPAIVGQLGSFVSMLIGNGNDITQINTKGIAAGHADFNSAPYQVDMKGNVIANKLTANYAQIKSSSFSEGAIVGSSINVGNGKFVVNTMGSVYAADGTFQGTINAKGGTFEGNIYASGEIIGGTITGALIRTARSGDRIELDLNGFVFYDSGNARRVSLGTNQVAGISGHTYYNSSGQSQGLIYAVTDELHVIGNRSLRLGANGGAIYLQGNVAFSPGASVTGLNLSISDIAGLRTELESIKNLLNSHRHNVTTAHHNHGNSQNQPNTGGGTFTTTTL from the coding sequence ATGCCGAACCCTACTATGAAAGTCTTTGATAAAAACTTTAAGCGTGTCGGTACCCTAATTGATGCCTATCAAATCGAACGAAGAAGACGACTCAATAGCGATTATGAGTTGTCTTTTTTAGTTCCCATGTCCAGTGATGATTATCTCGAAAAGATTCAGCTTAAAGGTCATGTCATGGATGAACGTGGTCAGTATTATGTAATTAATACTAGGCAGCGGCAGCGGGATAAGAAGAAGCTAACAGCTCTAATCACTTGTACACATATCATGTTCAAAATGAACGATTACAAAGTTCCTTATGATGACTATGTTTCTGAAGCTTACGGTGTTCATATTTCCACGCTGTTGGACAAGATCAGCGCCTGGACTGGTGGGCGCTTTACGTTCCAGGTACATGACACATTTGATCTCTGGGACATCAAAGACTTTGGGCGGACAAACGCACTTGCTGCTCTTAATCAGGTGATTAATCTTTTTGGCGCTGAGATCCGTCCGGATAACTTTGTGATTCATGTTCATAAAAAGATAGGTTCCGATAACCGGTTTGAATTCCGGACGAAAAAGAACATCATCAAAGATTCATTTAAAGATGATGGAACTAATCTTATAACTCGTATGTACGCTCAAATGAAAGACGGACTTACATTCCGAGGTCTCTCTATCGATCATCTGACAGCTGAAGAATTAAGTCTGCTGCAATCTGTTCCCGGTGCAATCCAGAATGGCAAGATCATGGTCAACTATCTCATTTCCCCATACGTAAATTATTGGGGTAGTGATTCGGTTCCGTATTTTGACGGGGAAAACGTCCAGCAGGATATTGAGGACCCGGTTGAGCTCCTTAAATCCACACGGGACAAGCTTCGGAAAAAAGAAACGCCTGAGTTGGAGATTACCATTGATTCGGCTGATCTTCATAAAATAGATCGTGACGAGCATCCACCTGATTTAGGTGACGCAGCCGCTGCATATGATCCTAAAATGGATATGCACCGTATAGCTGTCCGAATCATGGAGCTTATAGAGTATCCTTACTCGATAGATCAGCATACCAAGGTAACATTGGCCAACTTCGCCCTTAAGGATGACATTGACACTATAGCCGACCTAGAGCGATCTAAGAGGGTAATGGAGAACCTATTATCTGGTGGCCGGATACGGACAGAAGTATTTGAAACGTTCGCTAGGCAAGCTGTCATTGATGTTCATAACTCCAAAACTGAAATAATTTATGATTCCCGAGGAATTATCCTTCAAAGCCGAGTAAATCCACTAGGCCAGGTCATTATGACTGCAGATGGTATCATATTCAGCCAAGATGGAGGGGTAACAGCCAATACCGCCATTAATCATAAAGGCATTGCGGCCCCGGCTATTGTTGGCCAACTCGGTTCATTCGTATCGATGTTAATCGGCAACGGAAATGATATAACCCAAATTAATACCAAAGGCATAGCTGCAGGTCATGCTGATTTTAATAGTGCGCCATACCAGGTAGACATGAAAGGAAATGTAATAGCCAATAAATTAACTGCTAACTATGCTCAGATCAAGAGCTCCAGTTTTTCAGAGGGTGCTATAGTAGGTTCATCTATCAATGTGGGTAATGGTAAGTTTGTTGTTAATACGATGGGTAGTGTTTATGCTGCAGACGGAACCTTTCAAGGGACGATCAATGCGAAGGGTGGAACGTTTGAGGGAAATATTTATGCCAGTGGAGAAATTATTGGCGGAACCATTACGGGAGCTTTAATTAGGACTGCAAGATCAGGAGATAGGATAGAGCTAGATTTGAATGGGTTTGTATTTTACGATAGTGGCAATGCCCGAAGAGTTTCACTTGGAACCAACCAAGTAGCCGGTATATCTGGACATACCTATTACAATTCATCCGGGCAGTCACAGGGACTTATATATGCGGTAACCGATGAACTGCATGTGATTGGTAATAGGAGTCTACGATTGGGTGCAAATGGCGGTGCAATCTACTTGCAGGGTAATGTCGCATTTTCCCCAGGCGCTTCTGTTACTGGGTTAAATTTATCTATTTCAGATATTGCTGGGCTAAGAACTGAGCTAGAGTCCATTAAGAATCTGTTAAACAGTCACAGGCATAATGTTACAACAGCTCACCATAACCACGGCAATTCTCAAAACCAACCGAATACAGGTGGTGGAACCTTTACCACTACTACTCTGTAA
- a CDS encoding copper amine oxidase, with amino-acid sequence MKKFAYMAGAFILGIVAASSAGTVSAQVKSLIGQKVTGEYTVFVDGKELSDKGAVINGKTNAPVRALSEALGVDLKVEGKVIRIATSNTSGATDTQSTGPVNSDNKYIGDSKESLLKLKSNLENDTLKILKKERDEVQTEIETLKKLWDNPDLSAKEKQLKQYDDDIAKYTKELEQVEEALKLLEQ; translated from the coding sequence ATGAAAAAGTTTGCTTACATGGCAGGAGCATTTATTCTCGGAATCGTGGCCGCTTCATCTGCCGGAACTGTTTCGGCGCAGGTCAAGTCTTTGATCGGTCAAAAAGTCACTGGTGAATACACAGTGTTTGTGGATGGTAAAGAGCTATCAGATAAGGGTGCGGTTATTAACGGCAAAACTAATGCTCCTGTCCGTGCTCTATCGGAAGCTTTAGGGGTAGATTTGAAAGTGGAAGGTAAGGTGATTCGTATCGCAACAAGCAATACATCAGGAGCAACCGACACACAAAGCACGGGACCTGTAAATAGTGATAACAAGTACATTGGTGACTCAAAGGAATCTCTATTAAAATTAAAGAGTAACTTGGAAAATGATACGTTAAAGATTCTAAAAAAGGAACGGGATGAGGTCCAAACTGAAATCGAAACGCTTAAAAAATTGTGGGACAATCCTGATCTATCAGCTAAAGAAAAACAACTTAAACAATATGATGACGATATAGCCAAATACACCAAGGAGCTTGAACAAGTTGAAGAGGCTCTGAAGCTCCTTGAACAATAA